In the Aneurinibacillus soli genome, one interval contains:
- a CDS encoding ABC transporter permease — protein MQWYTKILERPEFMTALANSAKFALIAAFFSVLFGTLGALAIAKYDIPGKAFITALLTSPLSVPQLVLGVALLIYFTPLMLAGTGTGFLIAHIIICIPYVIRLVLTGLSGFDYNLERAAAILGASPATVFWKVTLPLIRPAIISGGLFAFLTSFDNVTVSLFMVSPDMRTLPIEIFSHMQDAYDPLVASISSVVIFISIILIVILEKLQGVGKMFGGTH, from the coding sequence ATGCAGTGGTATACGAAAATATTGGAACGTCCAGAATTTATGACAGCACTCGCGAACAGCGCCAAGTTCGCGCTGATTGCGGCTTTCTTCTCAGTTCTGTTCGGTACACTCGGTGCGCTCGCGATTGCCAAGTATGACATTCCGGGCAAAGCATTTATTACCGCGTTGCTAACGTCACCTTTAAGCGTTCCACAGCTTGTACTTGGCGTTGCCCTTCTTATTTATTTCACACCGCTTATGCTAGCTGGTACGGGAACGGGCTTCTTGATCGCCCATATTATCATCTGTATTCCGTACGTAATTCGGCTCGTACTGACTGGATTAAGTGGCTTTGATTACAATCTGGAGCGAGCGGCAGCTATTCTCGGAGCGAGCCCGGCTACAGTATTTTGGAAAGTAACACTGCCGTTGATTCGCCCGGCGATTATTTCGGGAGGTCTATTCGCTTTCTTGACATCGTTTGACAACGTAACGGTGTCGCTGTTTATGGTATCACCAGATATGCGTACGCTGCCGATTGAGATTTTCTCGCATATGCAGGATGCATATGATCCGCTGGTCGCTTCCATTTCAAGCGTTGTAATTTTCATCTCGATCATTCTCATCGTGATTCTGGAGAAACTCCAGGGCGTCGGCAAAATGTTTGGCGGTACACATTAA
- a CDS encoding transporter substrate-binding domain-containing protein, whose translation MYIRFICLCFFLLFLSIVPLSAASAEPTPASLAPKTFKIAADNHVTFQYVPMNLNEAERELRAGHIDAIAGLSYSTEKSKRFDFSDSYFTMSDALIVPIAQKNAIQTAEELHYPRRRH comes from the coding sequence ATGTATATCCGATTTATCTGTCTATGTTTTTTCTTGCTCTTCCTTTCGATCGTTCCTCTGTCGGCTGCTTCTGCCGAGCCGACTCCTGCTTCCCTTGCACCCAAAACATTTAAAATTGCAGCGGATAACCATGTCACATTCCAATACGTTCCCATGAATCTCAATGAAGCAGAACGAGAGCTGCGTGCGGGACATATCGATGCCATTGCCGGACTTTCATACAGCACCGAAAAAAGCAAGCGGTTCGACTTTTCCGACTCTTATTTTACGATGTCCGATGCACTGATTGTACCCATTGCCCAAAAAAACGCCATTCAAACAGCAGAAGAACTTCATTATCCAAGAAGACGTCATTGA
- a CDS encoding FAD-binding oxidoreductase → MALNRKQIEEIRAIIKSGQVLTEESDRYSYSFDASFGTYLPDAVVQTKSVEELVALVKLANRELIPLYPRGQSTSLSGGPLPVQGGIVLDLSVMNHILEIDEEDLVAVVSPGVLTAAIHKAAEEKGLLYPPDPSSSHVSTIGGNLAENSGGPRGLKYGVTKDYVIGLEVITPEGELIRTGGRTVKNVTGYDLTKLIVGSEGTLGIITKAILRLLPKPPASETVMITFDSLVDAGRAISRILSSGILPAKMELMDQASIVAVENYEPSNLPIDAEAIILMELDGHPVAIKDEVEKVAALCEAVGARNVRIPKNAVEKADIWRARKLVSPAIVRIKPTKISEDATVPRSKIPDMCARLQEIRKKYNIHLVVFGHAGDGNLHPNIIADKRDKEEMQRVEQAVAEIFTAALELGGTLSGEHGIGTMKAPFMEMELGAVGLDMMKRIKQVWDPNNIMNPGKIFPEPGQKLELT, encoded by the coding sequence ATGGCACTGAATAGGAAGCAAATCGAGGAGATTAGAGCGATTATAAAGAGCGGGCAGGTGCTAACAGAAGAGAGTGATCGCTATAGCTATTCATTTGATGCATCATTCGGTACCTATTTGCCGGATGCGGTTGTACAGACGAAAAGCGTTGAGGAGCTAGTGGCGCTCGTAAAGCTGGCCAATCGGGAGTTGATTCCGCTGTATCCACGCGGTCAGTCGACTAGCTTAAGCGGAGGACCGCTGCCGGTACAAGGCGGGATTGTTCTCGATTTATCTGTGATGAATCACATACTGGAAATTGATGAAGAAGATTTGGTAGCGGTTGTCTCGCCCGGCGTGCTGACCGCAGCGATTCACAAGGCGGCGGAGGAAAAAGGATTGTTATATCCGCCTGATCCGAGCAGTTCACACGTATCGACGATTGGCGGGAATCTCGCGGAGAATTCCGGCGGACCACGCGGGCTTAAATACGGCGTGACGAAAGATTACGTCATTGGCCTTGAAGTTATTACGCCGGAAGGAGAGCTGATTCGAACGGGTGGGCGCACCGTGAAAAATGTGACCGGCTATGATTTGACGAAGCTCATTGTCGGTTCAGAAGGTACGCTTGGTATTATTACCAAGGCGATTTTGCGCTTGCTGCCAAAGCCGCCTGCTTCTGAAACGGTGATGATCACGTTTGATAGTCTGGTGGACGCCGGGCGTGCGATCTCCCGGATTTTATCCTCGGGCATCCTGCCAGCGAAGATGGAATTGATGGATCAGGCATCGATTGTGGCGGTAGAAAACTATGAACCGTCCAACCTGCCGATCGATGCGGAAGCCATTATTCTAATGGAGCTTGACGGCCATCCGGTGGCGATTAAAGATGAGGTAGAAAAAGTAGCGGCTCTATGTGAAGCGGTCGGGGCGCGAAATGTCCGCATCCCAAAGAATGCGGTCGAAAAAGCGGACATCTGGCGGGCACGTAAGCTTGTTTCTCCAGCTATTGTACGAATTAAGCCGACTAAAATCTCAGAAGATGCGACCGTTCCGCGCAGTAAGATCCCGGATATGTGCGCACGTCTACAGGAGATTCGCAAGAAATATAATATTCATCTCGTCGTATTCGGTCATGCTGGAGACGGCAATCTCCATCCGAATATTATTGCGGACAAACGTGATAAAGAAGAGATGCAGCGGGTAGAGCAAGCGGTTGCGGAGATTTTTACAGCCGCGCTTGAGCTTGGTGGCACATTGTCAGGAGAACATGGCATTGGCACGATGAAAGCACCGTTTATGGAGATGGAGCTTGGAGCTGTTGGACTCGATATGATGAAGCGCATTAAGCAAGTATGGGACCCGAATAACATCATGAACCCTGGTAAAATCTTTCCGGAGCCGGGGCAAAAACTGGAGTTGACGTAA
- a CDS encoding (Fe-S)-binding protein — MKESLETLRAEFAYEKTNSCVQCGYCLPVCPTYASMGKETHSPRGRINLVKMVGEGRITDLSVLEEPLDLCLGCRNCETACPTGVEYGVILEAARAALVRRKTFSAPVRMLRNTMFTKVFPSKKMMRLAGNALWLYERTGLQTAIRKSGLLNKLPYHVGAFEAITPGAASPAERKQMPQRIQAKGQAKYTVAFFTGCIMDAMFQRINRLSVQLLTEAGCSVVVVPEQTCCGALHAHAGEMDEARKLAERNIAAFEKESVDFIVNNAGGCGAALYEYAHLLADEPEWSERAQAFTEKSRDISQVLTACGGLHLQPRPGERVTYQPSCHLTNVQKVTREPIELIRSVPGIEFIGMEQAHMCCGSAGIYNLVHYEQSMDILDEKMKHTKATKADVVITTNPGCLLQMKMGIEREGQAVSMRAVHLVEYLAEAAGIS, encoded by the coding sequence ATGAAGGAATCTCTTGAAACGTTACGTGCCGAATTTGCTTACGAGAAAACGAATAGCTGTGTCCAGTGCGGCTACTGTCTCCCGGTTTGTCCGACATATGCGTCGATGGGCAAGGAGACGCATTCACCACGCGGCCGCATCAATCTGGTGAAAATGGTTGGAGAAGGACGCATTACCGATCTGTCTGTACTTGAGGAGCCGCTTGATTTATGCCTTGGATGCCGCAACTGTGAGACTGCCTGTCCAACCGGGGTGGAATATGGAGTCATTCTTGAAGCTGCCCGCGCCGCACTCGTTCGGCGCAAGACGTTCTCGGCCCCGGTGCGGATGTTGCGGAATACGATGTTTACGAAGGTGTTTCCGAGCAAAAAGATGATGAGGCTGGCGGGGAATGCACTCTGGCTGTATGAAAGAACCGGATTGCAAACGGCTATCCGGAAGTCTGGTTTACTAAATAAACTTCCGTATCACGTAGGAGCGTTTGAAGCGATTACCCCGGGAGCGGCATCGCCTGCTGAACGGAAACAGATGCCACAACGTATACAGGCAAAGGGACAAGCAAAGTACACGGTCGCTTTTTTTACCGGATGTATTATGGATGCCATGTTTCAGCGGATTAATCGTCTGTCGGTACAGCTGCTGACAGAAGCGGGTTGTAGTGTAGTAGTTGTCCCGGAGCAGACATGCTGCGGGGCACTGCATGCACATGCTGGAGAGATGGATGAAGCAAGGAAGCTAGCGGAGCGAAACATTGCCGCTTTTGAAAAGGAATCGGTTGATTTTATTGTCAATAACGCAGGAGGATGTGGCGCAGCACTGTATGAGTATGCTCATCTTCTGGCAGACGAGCCGGAATGGAGCGAACGGGCGCAGGCATTCACGGAGAAATCTAGAGATATCAGTCAGGTTCTCACTGCCTGCGGCGGACTGCATCTTCAGCCTCGCCCGGGTGAGCGGGTTACGTATCAGCCTTCCTGTCACCTGACCAACGTGCAGAAGGTGACACGCGAACCGATCGAACTCATTCGCAGTGTGCCGGGTATTGAATTCATCGGGATGGAACAGGCGCATATGTGCTGCGGTTCGGCTGGCATTTATAATCTGGTGCATTATGAACAGTCGATGGATATTCTGGATGAAAAAATGAAGCATACGAAGGCAACTAAAGCTGATGTCGTGATCACAACGAATCCGGGCTGTCTGCTGCAAATGAAAATGGGCATTGAAAGAGAAGGACAAGCTGTCTCAATGCGAGCCGTACATCTTGTTGAATACTTAGCAGAAGCGGCAGGAATATCGTAG
- a CDS encoding MerR family transcriptional regulator: MEQYLSIRAISDLTGISTYTLRYYEKNGLIHAIARGSNGRRQYSANDLEWIRFLVKLRTTGMSIRQMQQVANLRRQGPATIKERRILLEAHQKEVTERIKKLQENMESIHAKVEFYRQWELENNEQERKK, encoded by the coding sequence ATGGAACAATATTTGAGCATTCGAGCCATATCTGATCTTACTGGCATTAGCACATACACTCTACGTTATTATGAGAAAAATGGACTGATTCATGCTATAGCTAGAGGTTCAAACGGTCGCCGTCAATATTCCGCGAATGACCTGGAATGGATTCGTTTTTTAGTAAAACTTCGAACTACAGGAATGTCCATCCGACAAATGCAGCAAGTCGCCAACTTGAGAAGGCAAGGTCCAGCTACGATTAAAGAAAGGAGAATATTACTGGAGGCCCATCAAAAAGAGGTAACGGAACGAATTAAAAAACTGCAAGAAAACATGGAATCCATCCATGCAAAAGTAGAGTTTTACCGTCAATGGGAATTAGAAAACAACGAACAGGAGAGAAAGAAATGA
- a CDS encoding carboxymuconolactone decarboxylase family protein, giving the protein MNSSYAIGKKLLYETYEEGIQGVLDHLHDISPHIGRYIIEFYGQAFSNPLLTHQQRQMITISALTSLGDCPNQLKWHINFGLKVGLTPNEIVEIITHCIPFCGFPRALNAIAITKQVFEEQNIKVNIKDELENGGRRRERGLEKLQEIDGEHGEAVVRSLTEISPALAEQIIEFAFGEIYSRQVLNSKQRQLITLGALTAQGGCEPQLHVHINAAIRVGLTRQEIIEALLQCSSYTGFPKVLNAINVAKKVFLP; this is encoded by the coding sequence ATGAACTCATCATACGCAATCGGAAAGAAACTTTTATATGAAACTTATGAGGAAGGGATTCAAGGAGTGCTCGATCATTTACATGATATATCTCCACACATCGGTAGATACATTATCGAATTTTACGGGCAAGCTTTTAGTAATCCACTACTTACACATCAACAAAGACAGATGATCACGATCTCCGCATTAACTTCACTAGGAGATTGTCCAAATCAACTAAAATGGCACATCAACTTTGGTTTGAAAGTAGGGCTAACTCCGAACGAAATAGTAGAAATCATCACCCATTGTATTCCGTTTTGTGGCTTCCCTCGTGCTCTAAATGCCATTGCCATTACGAAGCAAGTTTTTGAAGAACAAAATATCAAAGTAAACATAAAGGATGAACTAGAGAATGGAGGAAGAAGGCGGGAGAGGGGATTGGAAAAGCTCCAGGAAATCGATGGAGAACACGGAGAAGCAGTTGTTCGTTCACTTACCGAGATTTCTCCTGCTTTAGCAGAACAAATCATCGAATTTGCGTTTGGTGAAATCTATAGCCGCCAGGTACTGAACTCTAAGCAACGACAGCTCATCACTTTAGGAGCTTTAACGGCACAGGGAGGATGTGAGCCGCAATTGCACGTTCATATCAATGCCGCGATTCGTGTAGGTCTAACGAGACAAGAAATAATCGAAGCACTGCTACAATGTTCGTCGTATACGGGCTTTCCTAAGGTATTAAACGCCATAAATGTCGCGAAAAAGGTCTTCTTACCCTAG
- a CDS encoding PD40 domain-containing protein has protein sequence MRHFRIFLLFILSVLYVLPSSSASAASASKPIRVYKEAFPAKIVFLHDHHLWFINGNQAGAAPAQLTKNGFAQIVGWSPSGKWLAYLFSEKEDYENVKELWVVNPKTNKSYLIEKRVNVIDAHRSELPAWSTTSDTLAYMTSYRGQKNMEKASEDRISLKIATMEQERSVISPVLIEKENMEDFAWTPDGKSLTVSYARTENNPMKVENVALDGESTLLFSIPKEEVPGIEGMEQRSVVGMKWSPDGRYLAYFLHPNSGSTSADLNTIEVINMQTKKRIRLGSGLKYAEWFAWSPDSMKLAYIDGEGREATENKRLYLFDVKAEETIVHADQKGQADTHPVWTTEASSKLLFTRGPASDLFGKKDWSPLQNRRIWIRTQDGQEKAFTSASTRTSDYNAVSQVNGKGVIFLRVTLDKQPFGSVYYQSFTASKPVEWVRGVDCEIGYYGSFLPASFAVYQGK, from the coding sequence GTGCGCCATTTTCGCATTTTCCTGTTGTTTATTTTGTCTGTGCTATATGTACTCCCTTCCTCTTCTGCCTCGGCGGCGTCTGCAAGTAAGCCGATTCGGGTCTACAAGGAAGCGTTCCCGGCTAAAATTGTGTTTCTACATGACCATCATCTCTGGTTTATCAATGGGAATCAAGCAGGAGCTGCACCCGCTCAACTCACCAAAAACGGATTTGCTCAAATTGTTGGCTGGTCCCCTTCAGGAAAGTGGCTGGCGTATTTATTTAGTGAGAAAGAAGACTATGAAAACGTAAAAGAGTTATGGGTCGTAAACCCAAAAACAAACAAATCATACCTCATTGAAAAACGAGTTAATGTAATTGATGCCCACCGTTCCGAGCTCCCGGCGTGGTCCACTACAAGCGATACGCTCGCCTACATGACCTCTTATCGCGGACAGAAAAACATGGAGAAAGCCAGTGAAGATCGCATCTCGCTAAAAATCGCAACGATGGAACAGGAAAGATCCGTAATAAGTCCAGTACTGATCGAGAAAGAGAATATGGAGGATTTTGCGTGGACACCAGATGGGAAAAGTTTGACTGTATCGTATGCACGAACAGAAAACAATCCGATGAAGGTAGAAAATGTGGCATTGGATGGGGAGAGTACGCTGTTATTCAGTATCCCTAAGGAGGAAGTGCCAGGAATCGAAGGGATGGAACAAAGATCTGTCGTTGGTATGAAGTGGTCACCAGATGGTCGCTATCTCGCCTATTTCTTACATCCCAACTCCGGTTCTACCTCTGCCGATCTCAATACGATTGAGGTGATCAACATGCAGACGAAAAAACGAATTCGCCTTGGTTCAGGGTTAAAGTATGCAGAATGGTTCGCATGGTCACCGGATAGCATGAAACTAGCTTACATTGACGGCGAGGGAAGAGAAGCCACCGAGAATAAACGACTGTATTTGTTTGACGTGAAGGCAGAGGAAACCATTGTTCATGCGGATCAAAAAGGACAGGCAGATACACACCCTGTATGGACAACAGAAGCTTCATCCAAATTGTTGTTTACACGCGGCCCAGCGAGTGATCTTTTTGGTAAAAAAGATTGGAGTCCACTTCAAAACCGGCGTATTTGGATCAGAACACAGGACGGACAGGAAAAAGCGTTTACATCTGCTTCGACTCGTACGAGCGATTATAATGCTGTCTCACAAGTGAACGGAAAAGGAGTCATATTTTTGCGCGTGACACTAGATAAACAACCGTTCGGTTCCGTGTATTATCAATCTTTTACGGCTTCTAAACCTGTAGAGTGGGTGCGAGGAGTGGACTGTGAAATTGGTTATTACGGGAGTTTTCTGCCCGCATCTTTTGCGGTTTATCAAGGAAAATAA